The DNA segment TGAGCTTTTTGTAATTGCCAAAAACTTCATTAAGATTGCGTTTCATATATTGCCTTAAACCATTGATGGTCACGACATAGAGCTTTCCACCAGCTTTAAGACGGTGCATGGCATCATGCAGGATAAGGCATAGCATTTCCTTGCCCACCTTTGCTGGAATGTTGGACGCTACAATGTTGAACTGTAATGCCGGATCGATATGCTCAAAACCGTTGCTGAGGATGGCTTTGGCATTCGTCAATTGATTGTGCTCGGCATTGGCATTACTGTATTTGATGGCCATAAAATCCTTGTCGACCATCAACGTCTCTCCTTTCGGTGCCTTACGTGCCATGTAGAGACCAATGGGACCATAACCGCAACCCAGGTCGAGACAGTCGTCCGTGGGGGCAATCTGCATATATTCCACCAGTAGCCGGGTTCCCTCATCGATTTCGCGTGGGGAGAAGATGCCCCAGGTGGTGTGAAATTGCAGACGCTCACCCGCCAGTTCGTCCGTAAAGATGATATCTTCACGCAGTCTGTTCAGTTTCTCTTTGCTCAACATGGTGGCGGAGTGTTACCCGAGACTATCTTCAAGTCAATCCCGGCAGGGCTAAATCAGTCAACCAGGATATCCTGGATGAGGGTCAGCATCGGCTTCACATTCAAATAATCAATGGCGACCGGCCAATGACTTTTCTCATGTTGAAGTACCAGCGTAGGGAAGCTGCGCACCCCCATCCGCTGTACTTGTCCTATTTCGGACTCGAGTATCTGCTGTGTGGAATGGTGCTTTAACAGTTGGGTAAACTGCTGTTTGTCCAGGCCAATCTTCGTTGCCAGCGCGATGAGGGTAGTGTCATCCGAGGGGTTTCTTGCCTGCAGGTAGTAGGCCTGCTGAATCGCGAGTGTCATGGGCTGTTCTGTTTCAGGATCCATTGTTCTGGCAGCGATGACGGCGCGACAGGCGGGGTATGTGGCTCTTCTGGGTGTATTTCGTGTCCAGAAATCGAAATTAAATCGAGCAGTTGGTATTCTCTTCTCTATCTCCCGCCATGTGACCTGTAAGCGGGTCTGCATTTCGTCAGGCATCGGTTGAGAGGTATCCGCGGCCAGTCCTCCCAACAGGTAACTGCTTGAGATGGTATTTGGTAGCCCTGCCATAAGTGCCTGGAGTACCGGGCGAAACCCCCAGCACCAACTGCACATTGGATCGTGGATATAGTAGAGATGAGGCATGCCGGTCTTATTTCGAGCGCTTATAGGATATGCTATAAGAGTATATCCGACTCGAGAATTATGATTGTCGATAGATTTTATGGTATGAGACAGTACACTGGCTGTAAGGCAGAATTCAGTTGAAATCCGCGCTCCTGGCAAAAATATCGTTCTGGTTGATAGTCATCGGCAGCATGGCATTACTGACACCTGAACCGGCCTGGCCGGAGTGGTTGGCGCGTATGTTGCTATCAGCCGGTGTCGCCCTCGGCGTTACCACAATCGGTGTCCTGATATGGCAGAGACATGGCGGCAACAGCGAAAAATGAGATTGTTTGACGATCAGGCCGATCCCTAACCATTAATCGCTTTCCAATATCTGTCGTTCAACCCTGTTGAGCAGTCCTATGATCTTGGCAGACAGGGGTTCGATCTCGTTGTAGAGCATTTCTGCCCTGTCCGTGTCGCCACTCTCCATATGGCTGATAATCTCTTTTATCAAGGCATGTAGCTGCTGATGAGGCTGTTCAATGGCATGGATCTCTGATATTTCGCTATACCGACTGAGTGCTTCAGAGTAGTACCATTTACCAAGGGCGCAATCATGGTGTGAGACAGCCTCCGCGTGGGTCAGGGATTGTTTACCATCGAGGAAGGAGCGCACCCTGGCCTTCCATGCCAGATGGGCAGACTTTGCCGAGCTGAAATCGAAACTTGAATCACCGGAAAATTTAAATTGTTGTACAACGCGTTGTAGATCAGAGGCAAGATTTCCCAAGTCGTTGGCGGTTTCAGAGGTGTCTTTGGCATTCTGGGATGTCTGTTTGCTGTTTTCACTGATATTGGTGATGTTTAGGTTTATCTCTTCGACCACCGAACACTGCTCCTCTGCAGCTGTGGCGATTTGGGTATTCATTTCGTTGATGGTCCCGATCGCTTTGTTTATCTCGCTGAGGGAGTGAAGCGTCTCCGATGCCTGCAGCACCCTGTTATCCACGTTCTCTCTGCCGGCGGCCATGACCGATACCGCTTGTTGCGTGCCGTTCTGCAACGCCTGTATCATAGTCTCAATCTCACCCGTGGATTGATGGGTGCGGTTGGCCAGTCCACGAACTTCATCGGCTACAACAGCAAAGCCGCGTCCCTGTTCACCTGCTCTTGCGGCTTCGATGGCAGCATTGAGGGCGAGTAGATTGGTCTGTTCAGCGATACTTTTGATCACATCCAGGACAGATCCTATACTCACGCTTTCCTGTTCCACTTGCAGAATTGTTTTCTCTGCAAGTTCCACTTCATCTGCCAACGCCTGAATTGCATCCGCAGTCTGCTTAACGATCGTGCAGCCGGATTGCGCCTCGGTGGAGGCTGCTTTGGTGGCTTCTTCCGCAACAGATGCATTTTTCGCTATATCCGAGATACAGTTCGCCATCTGGTTCATGGCTGTCGCCACCTGTTCTGTTTCATGTTCCTGCTTCTGGATACGTCGGCTGATGTGGCTGGTATTTTCTGATGTTTGGGCGACAGCGCTGATAACCGATTCAGTCGATTGTGCCGTCTGCTGTATCAGGATACGGATCTTGCCGACAAACTGATTGAAGCTTGCAGCGAGTAATCCAAGTTCATCATTGCCTTTCTGATCAAGCTGTTTCATCAAGTCGCCATTGCCATTGGCTATGTCTTGCATGGTCCTGACCGCATCCAGAATCGGATGGTAGATGAGTCGTGTCGTCAACCAGCTTATGAACAGCCCGATTATCAGGCCAAGCAGCAAAAGACTGGATACAAGTGTAGTGGTTGAACTTGTATCCTCAATCAGACGTTGACTGGTTTGTGAAATCGTGGACTCATGGTGTGCCACAAGCTGACCAAGCTGTTGATCGATTATTGTCAGCAGGGGAGTTATCTGGCTGCGTACCAGCCATGCATCACTGCGCCACTTATCACTGCCGTGAATCTCTAGAAGCTCTTTATAGTGGTTATCAAATTGGGCCAGATTATGCGTGAATTGTTCGATGGAATCATATTGATCCAGGGTCAGCAGATCACTTATCCCATTGAGCTTGTCAACGAGTTTTTTTGCTCTTCCAAGGTAGAGGTTCAGGTCGTTTATATTTGATTCATTGCGAAAGGCGAGATAGCCCCGGATACCATTCATGATATTGCTCCAGGCATACCTCAACTCGGTAAGATCATTCAAAATCTGTTTTCGTTCTTCGTCCGCGGGTTCCTCCATTTCAGATATAATCATCTGAGATGTGAGTTGCATCTGATTACGGCTGATAGGATTAATATGCTCATTCGCATAGGCAATGCCAGGGAAGTTACCCTCATATGTCGCTGTCTGGCTGAGTAAAGCCTCAGCAGTCTGGTCGAACTGCTTTACTTCATCGTTCAGCAGCACGAGCAGTTGAGATGCGACGTTATCCTTCGCCTCTACACTTTTTGTTATAAGTGATTGAAGAATGTAATGAGTCTGCTCCTTTTTAGTTGAAAAATCCTTTAAATGAGTATCTTCCTTTGTCAGGAGATAGAATCCCAGAGACTCTACAGACTGTTTTAAACTACTCGCGAGGTCTTTAGTCAAGATCAACCTTGGCTGGCTTTTAAGCACCACACCATTCACACTCTGTTCAACATTACTCAAGCTGATGAGGGTGAAAATAGACGAGACACCAAGCACGCAGAGGATGAGCCCGAAGCCAAACCACTGCTTTGTGCGGATCGATAGGTTGTGCAGAATTGACATGATCTTTTCCCTGATATGGACCATTCCTACTCCAAATCCATATGCTGTTTTTTAATATGTATAGCGCTGTGAAACATTGTTCACGTGCTAGCTGTGTAATTATTACAGTGAACCAGGGGTTAAATATGATGCTCCAATATCAAACCCATATACTCCTTGGTTGCAGGATATATCGTCTTCGAAATTTAAAACTTTAGAGTGTGGCAGGCCGAGTTGGCTTGAAAAAAAACACCTTGTGAATAATGAAATATACTTCAATATCATAAAGCTAATGATATTTTATAAGAATATTATTATGTCGATAGGAGGAATGGCGTTCCGCAAAATGCCGGATCCGTCTATCGCGCTGCTGACACTGACTGGGTAATACGCAACATCATGAGACTTTTAAAAAGATCGGATTTTCTCTATCTCGTACCAGCACTGATCTTGTTATTGGTTTCAGCTGGCGGGCTTGCGAGAGGTGGATGGCTTGAGACAATGGAGACTGTCCATACTGCACCTGCATTGAATCTTAAGGATCTGGACGGGGTAAGCTATCGAATAAGTGATCTCAAAGGCAAAACGGTTTTAGTCAACTTTTGGACAACCTGGTGCCCACCCTGCATTGAAGAGATGCCGTCGTTGATAAGACTGGCAGCGGAGATGAGCCAGGAGGAATTTGTCATCCTCGCCGTCAATGTAGAGGAAAACAAGCGTCGTGTCAGTAACATAGCAAAACGCTTGAATGTTACTTTCCCTGTCCTTCTTGATCCAAAAAGAGAGGCGGGCAATGCATGGAAGGTTAAGGTCTTTCCCAGCAGTTTTCTGGTGGATGCCCAGGGGCGCTTACGCCATAAGGCAATTGGTCCGGTTGAGTGGGATAGTGATGAGATCACTTCGATTGTTAACCAATTGATACAGGAGTAGGGTGCGTTTGGCAACTTCCTATGTTGTGCTGAATAGCTTTGGGATCACTCGCATCGAAAATGAGTGTTGAGGATGTGAAGTGAAATAACGTGTCGATTTCTAAAAAAAAAAAAGAATATGAACTGGATCACATATTAATACCTACCTAGGAATAAATTTCCCAGTCATCACTTCATCTTAAGTCACTCTTAATCTTGCTTTGCTACTTTTTGGGATAACCTGCCCAAATTAATAAATGCCGTCTCTGTGATGTCGGACAAAAAGTACATAAAAACAATTAGATGGAATGAACACACTAGTCAGTGGCAGCTATTGGTCGGGGGATCATTGCAAGTAGTGTGCAATAACAACAACAGCACAAGACCGCCAGGATTGACAACCTGCGAGTAATAGAAACCATACAGGCAAGTGGAGGAGTTTGGTTATGAAGTGCAATCAATTACTACCCAATAAAACTTATCGCTTCGTAACATACGCGATTTCATTAATCCTCACGTTGGTTGTTGCCACGGGTAATACCTGGGCAAGTGATGATGATGAAGAGCGGGAGTACAACAACGAGAGGTACAGCAACGAGAAGTACAGAAGTGAGGAGGATAAGAGCAGCAAGGATGAGGACAGGGATAATTCTGAAGATGAGGAAAACTCAGAAGGGGGTGGTGGCAACGGCCTGGCGCTGCGTCCTAAGAATACCTTCAACATCATGATGAACTATGAACTCGGTATGCACTGTACCGGTTTCGAGTTCGCCTATTGTTGCGTGCTGCCTCCTTATAACTCGATCCTGGCCCAGGTTGTGAAGACGCAGCAGAGTGATGAGGGCCAGACAGCCTTTGCGCGACTCCTGGAGGGGGACCCCGCTGAAGGTCTCGATGCCCTGGGACGACAGACTGTACTGCGGGATCCCGATCTCGATGCAAACGGGGATTTCCAGAAATATGTCCTCGAGTATTGGCATGAAGCACAACCACGGGAAACTCGTCCCAACGTCGTACCCCAGACTTCGACACTGATCAGCGCCACCGAGGGCAATTCACTGCTGATGTGGAACACCCTCGCCGATTCCGCGGCGGTCAATCCGGACGGTTCGTTGGTGCTCTCGGGCCAAGACGGCAACCCGACCTGGAACGGTGTCAGCGGCGCCATGCTGGGTGACGGCGATTTCAATGATCCCACCGACGACTACTGGAATGCGGTCTGGAATCACCTCTATATCTACGCCGACCTGGAAGGCTCCAATCCCACCGGTTCGACGGCTGAGTCCGATAAGATCCGGCTTGGCGTAACCGGCCACATCGAGTATCCGGACGATTGCGGTGCCGGTCTGCACCCGATGGGACCGGTCTCCCACCCGGATGGCGTACCGACCAATCCTGCTGTACTTAATGATTGCGGCGGTGCTTCCAAGGGCAATGTACTGACCTTCTCCGGCGAGCACGGCACCGTTGTCTATACCCAGATGAAGGTGCTGGAGAACCTGCCGATCACCCTCACCTCGCCACGTATCTGGGAGGCCCTGGGGCTTCCCCTGACCCCGTTCGAGGACTCCATCAATTTCTTTGCCGACCCGGGCGCGATGTTCGAAGACTCGGTGCGTCCTTTCGTGGCGATGAAGGCCAGGTTGCGTCACTACGATGAGAATGCCTATGGCGGTATGGGTGATCCGGTGCTGCAGAATGGCGCGCCGGTGGAGGGATTCGGCACCGCGCCCATCGATATCCCCAACTGCGAACGTTGCCACTCAGAGGTGGATACCACCAATTCACCCCATAAGAGCGGTGATGAGATCTGGTCCAAGGTTCAGCAGGAATATAACTTTTGGATGAGTTACTACAACATAGGGCCAGGCGACTCGGACTGGTATCCGCGCCTCAAGAGTGCCGCCATCAGTATTCTCGGCCTGCATGACAAGAACCAGGGTACTGGATTCCTGGACAACTACCCGGCCTGCGGCACACCGGCGGAGTGCGATGCACTGGCCGCCGATCTGTCGGCGGAGAACAATCGTCCCGTATTCGCCCAGAGCACCCGTATCGGTAATACCACCGTGCTCTGCCAGCGTTGCCATGCGGACAATGTCATTGCGGTGGTCAAATCGGCATCGTTCACCGATGATGATGGGAGCAGCAAAGTGATTCTGCCCATGTCCGAGGCGATTCATCAGACCCATCGCGGTGTCGGCGAGGGTGGCCCCATCGCCTTCAGCGACAGTCTCGGCCGCTTCGGCGGTTGCCAGGGCTGTCATCCCGCTCACCGTTCCAATGGCGACATGGCCGGTTATCCTATTACCGAAAGTGGCGACAACTTCTATGCCAGTACGGATAACCGTCTGGGCGCGGGCGGCTGTTTCGTCGGCCGTGACGTTCACTCCAATCCATTCAAGGATATCGACGGTGCGGGAACCCCTGAACACTTGACCGCCATTGGTGAATGGTTGCGGGATAATGTCTCCCGTAATCAGGCGGGTCTTGCGGGCAGCGATCGCGACGACCGGGGTATCTGGTGCACCAATTGCCACAACCAGCTGAGCCAGGAGATCTGGAAGCAGGAGAACATGGAGAGCCTGATAGATGGCATACCCGGTCCAGGGGCGAGCAACATACGCGCCCTGGCCTCATTGGATGATATTGCCGCTGCAGTTGGGGTAGATACACAGCAGGCCCTGGACTGGCTCGATCCTCGGGATCCCAATGTGTTCCCTGAGGACGGTGCAATTCGTACTTCGGAAGAGACAATGGCCATCTGGCGCCGTGATCCGGGTCTCTGCGCCTACCTGGGTGGCAGTACCGATCCGGCCATCGACGCCAAGTTGGCCACCATTGAGGTGGCTGGTGACGCCACCGCATGTACCACAGGTGCAGCGGCACCAGGTCCCGATTGTGATGGTGATGGTAATGCGGATTTCCAGATCTGCGGTAGCTTCGATGGGGATGGCGACTTCAGTGTCAGCATCCTGGACTTCTGTACCACCGACGACTGTGTGACCGCTGCCCAGCAGACCCTGAGCGGATCGATGGCGGCCCCGGTACCCTTCTCGGCGGCAACCGATGGACGCGACCACTGGCTGGCTGCCGGCGAGCCCCATTGCGCCGATTGTCACACCGCGCCCTATGTGGAGCCGAGTGGTCATCAACCGGGTAATGACCATCCACCCTTCAACTATCCGCGCAAGGCTGGACTGATGCGATACTCCCGCGGTCATCGGGACATCACCTGTCAGGGTTGTCATGAGTCGATCCATGGCCTCTATCCGGTCGCTCCCCATCTTGAGCAGGGACCGGGTGTGGACGGTGTGGATGCCACCACCTATGCCCAGGCGGCCTATCTCAACAGCGATGACAGCCACGGTCCGCTGAAGTGTGGTTCATGTCATATGTACGATACCCTGGCCGACAATGTGGATGCCCAGATTCCTGTACGGGTCTGTGAGCCGGGTGAAGATGGCGGCAACTGCGATAATGGTGAGGGTATGCATTTCGACGGCAGATCGATCGCCAGCGACTTCGATGCGGCGGTCAGTTGGGCCCATACTTTCACCGATA comes from the Candidatus Thiodiazotropha sp. CDECU1 genome and includes:
- a CDS encoding class I SAM-dependent methyltransferase — encoded protein: MLSKEKLNRLREDIIFTDELAGERLQFHTTWGIFSPREIDEGTRLLVEYMQIAPTDDCLDLGCGYGPIGLYMARKAPKGETLMVDKDFMAIKYSNANAEHNQLTNAKAILSNGFEHIDPALQFNIVASNIPAKVGKEMLCLILHDAMHRLKAGGKLYVVTINGLRQYMKRNLNEVFGNYKKLKQGKTYTVALAIKQ
- a CDS encoding DsbA family protein, giving the protein MPHLYYIHDPMCSWCWGFRPVLQALMAGLPNTISSSYLLGGLAADTSQPMPDEMQTRLQVTWREIEKRIPTARFNFDFWTRNTPRRATYPACRAVIAARTMDPETEQPMTLAIQQAYYLQARNPSDDTTLIALATKIGLDKQQFTQLLKHHSTQQILESEIGQVQRMGVRSFPTLVLQHEKSHWPVAIDYLNVKPMLTLIQDILVD
- a CDS encoding methyl-accepting chemotaxis protein, whose product is MSILHNLSIRTKQWFGFGLILCVLGVSSIFTLISLSNVEQSVNGVVLKSQPRLILTKDLASSLKQSVESLGFYLLTKEDTHLKDFSTKKEQTHYILQSLITKSVEAKDNVASQLLVLLNDEVKQFDQTAEALLSQTATYEGNFPGIAYANEHINPISRNQMQLTSQMIISEMEEPADEERKQILNDLTELRYAWSNIMNGIRGYLAFRNESNINDLNLYLGRAKKLVDKLNGISDLLTLDQYDSIEQFTHNLAQFDNHYKELLEIHGSDKWRSDAWLVRSQITPLLTIIDQQLGQLVAHHESTISQTSQRLIEDTSSTTTLVSSLLLLGLIIGLFISWLTTRLIYHPILDAVRTMQDIANGNGDLMKQLDQKGNDELGLLAASFNQFVGKIRILIQQTAQSTESVISAVAQTSENTSHISRRIQKQEHETEQVATAMNQMANCISDIAKNASVAEEATKAASTEAQSGCTIVKQTADAIQALADEVELAEKTILQVEQESVSIGSVLDVIKSIAEQTNLLALNAAIEAARAGEQGRGFAVVADEVRGLANRTHQSTGEIETMIQALQNGTQQAVSVMAAGRENVDNRVLQASETLHSLSEINKAIGTINEMNTQIATAAEEQCSVVEEINLNITNISENSKQTSQNAKDTSETANDLGNLASDLQRVVQQFKFSGDSSFDFSSAKSAHLAWKARVRSFLDGKQSLTHAEAVSHHDCALGKWYYSEALSRYSEISEIHAIEQPHQQLHALIKEIISHMESGDTDRAEMLYNEIEPLSAKIIGLLNRVERQILESD
- a CDS encoding TlpA family protein disulfide reductase — encoded protein: MRLLKRSDFLYLVPALILLLVSAGGLARGGWLETMETVHTAPALNLKDLDGVSYRISDLKGKTVLVNFWTTWCPPCIEEMPSLIRLAAEMSQEEFVILAVNVEENKRRVSNIAKRLNVTFPVLLDPKREAGNAWKVKVFPSSFLVDAQGRLRHKAIGPVEWDSDEITSIVNQLIQE